The DNA window GCTCTGCCGCCGCCAGGTCCGCCACGGTGCGTGCACCTTGAGCACCCGCCCAGCTCGCCGGCCCGACGACGATACTCAGGCGCGATCGGCCTGCGGTCCTGCAAAGCCCGCCATCGGCGCGGCCGTCGTATCGGCTGCTACCCGGCGGCAGCGCCAGAACGGTGATCGAGGCCACCGCCGCTCGGTTGCATAGTAGGCGCCTCGGGTTCCGAGGTACGAGTGGTACTCGCGCTCGACGAAGCGACGGTACTTGGCCAGCGCCCCAGCGTCACCGCGGAGGTGATCGGAAATCGCGTAGGCGGCGCAGGAGCCGGCACGCAAGGCTTTCAGAATCCCTTGACCCGAGAGCGGGTCGAAGGTCGATGCGGCATCGCCGACGGCGAGCCAGTCGTCGCCGCTCGGCGGATCAAGGCGCCCCGAGCTGGCCTGCACCAGCCGCGGTGCACCTTCGAGCTCCGCGGATTCCAGTCGTGCCCGAACGTGGTGTGTTGCCTGCAACGCGGCGAGCCACTCCTGAGGTTGCCAGAGTTGGCGACCGCGCACGATGTCGCTGTCGGTCATAAGCGCCACCACCGCTCGGTCCCGGGACAGGCGCGCCGTGTACCACCAGCCATCCTCGAAAGGTTCGACCAAGAGGCGGGTGTCGCGGCAGCCGGCAGCCGCGAGGCGAAAAAAGGCGAAAACGCCGACCAGGCGATCGTCGAGCAACCGCCTGGCCCCGAACCGACGGGCGACGATCGCCCGCCGGCCGGTGGCATCGACGATGAACGAGGCCGTGAGAGACCGGCGGCCGGCCGGCCCTTCGAGCCGCAGTTGAAAGCCCGCGCTCCTGCGTTCGACACCTATCGGGCGCGTGCGCATTTGGACCTGCACACCCCGGCTGGCCGCCTCCCCAGCCAGCATGGAGTCGAAATCATGCCGGTCCAGATGCCATCCGCGACCGAAGGGCGAGGTGATGAAGTCATCGCCGGCTGGGCGCCCGCTGCCCCAGGTCGACACCGTGCCGAAGGCCCGCAAGTGATCCTGGGCGCAAAACCGATCCCATACACCCAGCCCTTCCAGCAGCGGCTGGGTCATCGGCGGCAGACTCTCGCCGATCCGCTCCTGCGTATAGCCCGAGGCCTCGATCAAAGCCACGGCGAGGTCGGGATCGTGCTGCCGCAGGCGGAGTGCGGTGGCACAGCCGGCCGGGCCGCCGCCAACGACCGCGACGTCACATTGCCCACCGACCTCCGTTCTCACGTCACCTGCTCCCCTCCGACCATCGCCCGCATGCTCAATCGCGCTTGACGGCGTACCACGACGCCACCACACCCGCCGGCGCCGTGCCGCCGTTCGAGGGGTGGGGAATCACGCGGACGATCGAACCGACCATCGCAGTCTTTTGTTGCTCTCCGTCGGGCCACTCCGGAACCAGGTAGCCGACGTATGCATAGATCCACTCCGCCCCACTGACGACGCCCTTGCCACGGAACCGGACCGTCATCGGATTGCCGTAGCTTCTCGAGCCGTGAAGAGTCAGTGACCAACCTTGACCACCGATAGTGCCCCGCAAGATCTCCATCGATGCTTCGACGATTTCGATCGTTCCCGAACCGAAGAGTAGAGCGTTGGGCTCGGTGGCAAGATCGGGATCGTTGAGCCAGCTACGGTAGCTCCAGCTACCGACGAAAACATTGCCATTCACTTGGTCGCTCATGACTTCGAATCCTCTTTGATTATTATGTTGTATAATAGACGATAACATCAAACAATCCGACATGAGCCCACTGCTCGGCGGACAGCCACGCATCTTCAACCAACGAAGTCGCCACCGGAGGCGGCGCTTCTCAGGAGCGTGACATGGCAACCCGATACCAAAGTATCCGAGCGATCCTCGACCGAGCTGCCGGCGACAGCGACGCCGACTACGACGGCAACGGCCGCTTTTGGAACCTACCGTTGACGAAGTTTCTCGAGGTCAGGGTCCATGGGGTCCGCATGATCGCGCCTGCAACCACTCCCTCGTGCTGCGGTTCCAACGCCCAAGACGGTGGTGACGCACGGGTCAGCCGCGGCGAGGAGTCGGGGCTGGTCCGTGGCCTTCGCGGAGCGACCCCTTTCGACGGTTCGCGATTCCCACGTCTGCCGTGGGGCGGCCATCCCGTCTCCGAGGACGACATCGATCTGATCTGCAGTTGGATCGACGACGGTTGCCCGGAGGAGGACCGCATGGCCTCGCTCTCCCTCGAGGGCGATCTCCAGGTGCTGGATGAGCTCCAGGAGGTAGGGCGCGACCGGGTCGAGGTGGTCGGCGAAGCCGTCTTCGACCTACACGCGGCGCCGGAGGAGTACGCCGCACAACGTGGCGGTCTTCAGCAGCGCATGAATATCGACTGCATGAGCCCGTCCCAGGTCGACAAGCTCCGCACCGCCTTCCGCCGGCTTTACGACCTCAACGATTGGCCCGAGGACAGTCGCAACTACAACAACCTCGCCCAGAAGCACCAGGACCATTGCCAACACGGCTGGGAGCGATTCTTGCCTTGGCACCGGATCTACCTCTACGAATTCGAACAGGCGCTCCAAGACCAATGCCCGGGCGTCACCCTGCCGTATTGGGACTGGACCATGCCCCAGTACAGGCCGAGAAATCCGGAGAAAGGGTGGCGCATTCCCCGAGCGCTCCAAGCCTTCCTCACGGAGGCTTCGATCGACTACCTGGAGAACGAGGCCGAACCGGCACTGCCACAGAACGCGGCCAGAACTCTGCGCCGGAACATGCTCGGCGAGCACTTTTACTCCTTGCAGTGTTTCTTCGCGCGTGTCGCCGAGCTCACCAACGAGCACTACACCGTCGATGAGTACCGCAACCGCTTCATCGACGCGCTACTCGACGCCAACGCCCTTTGGTATCCCCTGCGATATCCCGGCGAGTACAACAACGGACCGAATCAAGGGTGCGAGCAGGGAACGATCAATCAGATCATCCACTACCACTATCCCAAGCCCGAGGACATCGACGAGATCATGAGACTGCGGACCTTCCGCGACTTCGGCGGCGGCGATATCTACAACGATTCCTTCGGCTTCCTCGACCAGAACCCCCACAACACCATGCACATCTGGACCGGCGGCATGAATCCGGACTTTCCGGAGTGCCACCCGGCCGCCGGCGAGCGCGTTGCCGGAACCGGTGAGGCACGCGACTTCGACGCCGACCTGAGCGGCGACCGCAACCAGGGCGTACGGGTCGCCGGCCGCAACTTCCACACGCGAGAGGATTTCTACACCCAGCCGCAGTACGGCGACATGTTCAGCAACCTCACCGCCTCCTACGACCCGATCTTCTGGCCGGTACACGCGAACGTCGACCGGCTGTGGCACGCGTGGCAGCAGCAGAATCCACATAGCCTGCCCATCGATCTCGACTCGGTGATGACCCCGTGGGGCTACACCATCGCCGACACCCTCGACATGTCGCGTTTCGGCTACGAATACGTGCGCTCCAGCTTCCTGCTTCCGGTAGGTCTGGAGACGCCGGTCAGCCGCTTTGTCTCGCAGCCGATCGAGGTACCAGCCGAGGCACGGTCCTTCAGCAGCGCCGAGATCCGCCTGCATCGCGTCCCACAGCTTCCGAGATCGTGCTTCATCCGCGTCTTCTTGAACCGCCCCGGGGCCGATGCCACGACCTCCATCAACGATCCCACCTACGCCGGCTATCTGGCGATCTTCGGCCACGGCCCCTGCTACGGTGGCCCCGGCCATTGCGACCCGCCGCCACGGCGCCGGCGCGCGTACGACAGGCGACCGCGCAGCCACAACACTCCCCGCAACCACCGCATCAACGTCACCGAGACTGCCCGGAAGCTGCTCGAAGAGACTTCGACGCTGACCATCACCTTGGTGGTCATCGGCGCCGACTACCGCCCCGAAGACGAGCTCCTGCGCCTCGAAGGCGTGTCGTTGGACCTCCTCGACTGATCAGGAGACAGCATGTCTACGACGACTTACAAGATTCATCCGGCCATCGGTATCGCCCGCCTCGGCAACAGCACCGACGACGACGGATTCTGCATCTCGCCGGAGAAGCCGGCAGCCATGCCGATCGCCTGCGACGCCCAGGGTAATCCGCAGCGTTCCCCGGACGGCGAAGAAGAGCTGACGATCGAAAAATTCAAGGATGATCAAGGTCGCATCCTTCGCCAAGCGGCCCGTTTTCAGATCTGGGCCTACGACGACGACCACCCCGAGGGCCGTCGGCTAGAGATCGGCGATCCGATCTCCGGCGGCGGCAACCAGGGCGTCTTGCAGAACATTCAGTGGCGTGTCTACCTCGCCAACAAGAAAGCCTCGTGGTACGAGTTCGAGCAACTGGAGGGCGAGCACGGGTACGCATCGGATCATCCGCGGCGCAACGCCGACATCGTCGAAAGCAACGCCCGGCAGCGACTGATCATCGATCCCGGGCCCCGCATCGTCGACTGCCTCGAACGACGCTCGGCGCGATTCGATCGCGACGGCGGAAGCGTCTACGCCCCGACCTTCCCGCCCGAGCTCAAACCCTGCAACATCGACACCCTGGGTGAGCTCAAAACCGACGACCGCGGTCGCCTGCTGGTTCTCGGTGGCCACGGTCGCTCGGGCTCGTTCAACTTCGACGAGTTCGGCCAGCCGCGCATCGACACCTACGCCAACAACGACGGTTGGTTCGACGACACGTCAGATGGGCCGGTGATGGCGCGCCTGGTGATGTTCTCCGAGGACGTGCAACAGGTGCGGTTCATCGACGTCGAATACCCGGCCTGGGCGATCGTCGGTTACCCCGCCTACGTCCCCCAGATCCTCGACATGGTCACCATGGACGAGCTGTTGTACGACAACGCCGTGCGGCAGTTCGCCTACCGCACGGACCTCTACGGCAAACCCGGCACCTTTGATAATCCGCAGCGCATCGACCCCCGTGACACCGGCGCCCTGATCCACTGGCGGGCGGGTCGTCTGGGGTGGAACGAGGAATACAAACCGTGGTTCTACCGCGACATCTGGCCGATTCTCTTCCGGCCGGACGAGTTCACCTATCTGACCAGCGTCCTGGCGCTGTCGAACTATCCCCACAACCAGTCGCAGCGGGGCAATTTCGACCCCTGCAAATTGGGCGTGCCACCATGGATCGACCGCGAGAAGCTGGCCGCATGTGAGGAGGCCTGCAAACAGCGCATCCGTTCCGGCGACCTTTTCGTGGAGACCGTCAAGCCGATCCTGCAGCAGCTAGGGAAGCAGGGCGACGGCGCGCCACCGGGCGCCGCCAGCGCCCTGGCCGACCCGGCTCTCGGTGACGGAGAGCTCTGGAACGAGCTCAAGGAAGGATTGTCGACCTTCGCTCATGATCTAGAGGAACGAGAGCTGGTCCGGAAGGACAGCGACCTCGAGAGCTACGTCGCTGCCTGGCGGGCAGCACCGGCGGCCTCGTCGTCCCTGCCTCCATCCCAAGACACGCTCGAGACTTGGATCCTCGACCGCTTTCGCCGTCGCGTGGCCGACGAGGAGGCCTGTGAACGGATCGAGGGAGCACTTCGCGACCAGGTGCGGCGCTATTTCAGCGGTGATTTGTTTCGGCGCTGCCGGGAGCAGTGTCGCCAGGCCGCGACCCACGACCCCTTCCGCGACGACCGCTTGTTCCTCTTCGACCTCCTGCGCCAACCCGGGGAAGAGAATCGCTTCCGGGTCGGCAGCAAAGCGACCAGCCGCATCCACGGACTGCCGTTGATGCCCCTCCTAGCCGGCGACAATCCACTGACCAACACCCTGCCGTCGAAGTTCTTTCGGCTGACCGACTTCCAGTACTATCTGCTCCGCCAATGGGCCCTCGGCCGCTTCCACAACGAGGACCAGGAAGGCTGGCCCCGACCCGACCCATGGCGACCCTATGACGGCTGGGTCAATCGCACCGGGCGCGACCTGGACCAGGGAGTGCTGTCGAACCTCCTGGGCGGATCCTTCTGTCCGGGTGCCGAGGCCGGCTGGATTCTGCGCAATACGTCCATCTACCTCGAGCCCTACCGCATCAAGGCCGATCCCGCCTTCTACGCCTTTCGTCAAACCGCAGCCCAAGCCAACAACTGGCGCGGCCAGGTTCCCGACGTCAACTATGCGTCCTACACCGATAACGATCTCAGCCAAGACGACAACTTCGACGTCGGCCTTCAGCCCGGGGACGTGACCAAGCACATGGCGGTGCCTTGGCAGTCGGACTTCAACGAATGCACCACCCAGCCGATCAACATCACCTACGAGGAGTGGAACGAACTCTACCCGCAAAGCGAAGGGGATACGTTGATGCGGCGCGAGGAGCGGAGCTGGGAAACACTTTGGTGGCCCGGCCATCGGCCGCTCCAGGCTTGGGAGGTGGCAGGATTCGAAAATGGCAAGCCCACGGGGTATCGCTGGCTCGATTGGAGCCCCGGTCTGCCCGGCACCAACGCCGGAGACCTCAAAATGGTCACCGAATGGTGGCGACTGGGTTTCATCCGCGAGAACCCGTATCTCGAGGGAGAGTATGAGCCGACCGAGATGCCCCCGGACCAGAAGTACATCAGCGTCGAACGGACCGAGGGGCGGAAGGACGACGGCGACTGTTGAGCGGACAGGCTGGAAATCCAGCGTTGGTCGCGACACTCCGTGAGTACGAAGACCGCCTGGGCGCGGAAACCTCGAGATCGACGAGCGTCTGCCTCTCGCCAAGACCTTCTGTGGCGATTGCTGCTTCGACGAGCAGCCAACCAGCGGGGCTAGTGGCCCGGCTCAGCCGGCCGGCCAAGCTCACTCCACGACGACCGGCTTCTGGCGATACTGCAGCGCTTCGGCGACGTGGGCCGAGGCGATGCGCTCCGCCGCCGCCAGGTCCGCCAGAGTGCGCGCCACCTTGAGCACCCGGTGGACCGACCGCGCCGACAGCCCGAGGCGCTCGAAGGCGCCATCGAGAAGCCGCCGAGGCGATCGGTCGAGGGCGCAGTGCAGGGCCACCTCCGCGCTGCCCAGGGCGGCGTTCGAAACTCCGTCACCTTGGCGGTGACGCTGCCGCTCCCGGGCCGCGAGCACTCGCTCGGCCACCACCGCGGAGGATTCACCGGGCGGCTCCCTGAGCTCGCCGAGGCTCACCGCCGGCACCTCCACATGGAGATCGATACGGTCGAGCAACGGCCCCGAAAGACGACAGCGATAGCTCTCGACGCGCGTCGGCGGACAGCGACAGGCGGGACCGCGGAGCGAGCCGTAGTGCCCGCAAGGGCAAGGGTTACAGGCGCCGACGAGACTGAAGCGGGAAGGAAAGGTGAGGCGCGCCCGGCTGCGCACGACGGTGACGCGACCGTCTTCGAGGGGCTGGCGCAAGGATTCGAGCACATCGCGCCGAAACTCCGGCATCTCGTCCAGAAAGAGCACGCCGTGGTGCGCCAGGCTGACCTCCCCCGGCCGCGGCACGCTGCCGCCGCCGATCAGTCCGGCGGCGCTGGTGCTGGCGTGCGGACTGCGGAAAGGCCGGCACCGCATCAGGCCCTCGGGGCAGTCTTCGCCCACCAGTGAGTGGATCTTGGTGACCTCGAGGGCCTCCGCCGTGGTGAGGGGTGGCAGGAGACCGGGCAGGCGCCGCGCCAGCATGGTCTTGCCACTGCCTGGCGGTCCACCGAAGAGCAGATTGTGGCTTCCCGCCGCGGCGACTTCGAGGGCGCGCTTGCCGAGGAGCTGGCCGCGCACCTCGGAGAGGTCCGTCGAGTCTCGGGTCTCCCCCACGGCCGCGCTGGCGGCGGTCACCGGCTCCCGCCGCTCGAGGGCTAGCAGGTGCTGGACCGCCTCCCCGAGACTGTCGACGGCCACCACCGGCAGCGCCTCGAGAGCTGCCGCCTGACAAGCCGACGCCGTCGGCAGCAGGACTTCGTCGACCTCGAGGGAGCGAGCGCACTCGGCCAGGGCCAGCCCCCCGCGCACCGACCGTAGGCTGCCGTCGAGGCCGAGCTCCCCGCACACCAGGCGCCGATCGAGGGCCGTCTGCGGCAAATGGCCGTGGGCCGACAGCAGCGCCAGGGCGATGGCGAGATCGAGGTGACTGCCCTCCTTGCGCAGATCCGCCGGCGCCAGGTTGACCACCACCACCCGCGGCGGCAGCTCGAAGCCACAGTTTTTGATCGCCGCCCGCACCCGCTCCCGGCTCTCCCGCACGGCGGCATCGGGCAAGCCGACGAGCTGCATCTGCGGCAGGCCGTTGCGCACGTCGACTTCGACCTGCACGGCGCGGGCATCGATTCCCCAGGGGGTGGCGGCGGTGGCGCGGGACATCATCACTCGGGAGGACGCCAAACACCGCCCAGATCCTTGCGAGGCGCGCTGCTTTCGCGCACTGTCGCGTTCCCTGGACTCGGCGACCGCTGCAAGAACGACCCGCCGCGCCGCCTGCGGCGGGCTCGGATTGGCGGTCAGGGCGAAGCAAACACCGTCTTCAGCCCTCGGCTGGCGACCATTGGCTGTACGGACCCGTGGGTCTCTCCCGGAAACACATGCAAGGTCAAGTCGAGCCCAGGGTAGTTCCGACCCGCGAGCGTCGCGACGAAGGGCTCGATCGCCTCGACCATCTGCGCCGCACCGTCGATCGCTTTCTGAAAATCCAATACAGGGCGCCTGACTGCCTCCGGTAGCTTTGCAAGCTGCTC is part of the Acidobacteriota bacterium genome and encodes:
- a CDS encoding tryptophan 7-halogenase; this encodes MWWRRGTPSSAIEHAGDGRRGAGDVRTEVGGQCDVAVVGGGPAGCATALRLRQHDPDLAVALIEASGYTQERIGESLPPMTQPLLEGLGVWDRFCAQDHLRAFGTVSTWGSGRPAGDDFITSPFGRGWHLDRHDFDSMLAGEAASRGVQVQMRTRPIGVERRSAGFQLRLEGPAGRRSLTASFIVDATGRRAIVARRFGARRLLDDRLVGVFAFFRLAAAGCRDTRLLVEPFEDGWWYTARLSRDRAVVALMTDSDIVRGRQLWQPQEWLAALQATHHVRARLESAELEGAPRLVQASSGRLDPPSGDDWLAVGDAASTFDPLSGQGILKALRAGSCAAYAISDHLRGDAGALAKYRRFVEREYHSYLGTRGAYYATERRWPRSPFWRCRRVAADTTAAPMAGFAGPQADRA
- a CDS encoding tyrosinase family protein, whose product is MATRYQSIRAILDRAAGDSDADYDGNGRFWNLPLTKFLEVRVHGVRMIAPATTPSCCGSNAQDGGDARVSRGEESGLVRGLRGATPFDGSRFPRLPWGGHPVSEDDIDLICSWIDDGCPEEDRMASLSLEGDLQVLDELQEVGRDRVEVVGEAVFDLHAAPEEYAAQRGGLQQRMNIDCMSPSQVDKLRTAFRRLYDLNDWPEDSRNYNNLAQKHQDHCQHGWERFLPWHRIYLYEFEQALQDQCPGVTLPYWDWTMPQYRPRNPEKGWRIPRALQAFLTEASIDYLENEAEPALPQNAARTLRRNMLGEHFYSLQCFFARVAELTNEHYTVDEYRNRFIDALLDANALWYPLRYPGEYNNGPNQGCEQGTINQIIHYHYPKPEDIDEIMRLRTFRDFGGGDIYNDSFGFLDQNPHNTMHIWTGGMNPDFPECHPAAGERVAGTGEARDFDADLSGDRNQGVRVAGRNFHTREDFYTQPQYGDMFSNLTASYDPIFWPVHANVDRLWHAWQQQNPHSLPIDLDSVMTPWGYTIADTLDMSRFGYEYVRSSFLLPVGLETPVSRFVSQPIEVPAEARSFSSAEIRLHRVPQLPRSCFIRVFLNRPGADATTSINDPTYAGYLAIFGHGPCYGGPGHCDPPPRRRRAYDRRPRSHNTPRNHRINVTETARKLLEETSTLTITLVVIGADYRPEDELLRLEGVSLDLLD
- a CDS encoding LodA/GoxA family CTQ-dependent oxidase, translated to MSTTTYKIHPAIGIARLGNSTDDDGFCISPEKPAAMPIACDAQGNPQRSPDGEEELTIEKFKDDQGRILRQAARFQIWAYDDDHPEGRRLEIGDPISGGGNQGVLQNIQWRVYLANKKASWYEFEQLEGEHGYASDHPRRNADIVESNARQRLIIDPGPRIVDCLERRSARFDRDGGSVYAPTFPPELKPCNIDTLGELKTDDRGRLLVLGGHGRSGSFNFDEFGQPRIDTYANNDGWFDDTSDGPVMARLVMFSEDVQQVRFIDVEYPAWAIVGYPAYVPQILDMVTMDELLYDNAVRQFAYRTDLYGKPGTFDNPQRIDPRDTGALIHWRAGRLGWNEEYKPWFYRDIWPILFRPDEFTYLTSVLALSNYPHNQSQRGNFDPCKLGVPPWIDREKLAACEEACKQRIRSGDLFVETVKPILQQLGKQGDGAPPGAASALADPALGDGELWNELKEGLSTFAHDLEERELVRKDSDLESYVAAWRAAPAASSSLPPSQDTLETWILDRFRRRVADEEACERIEGALRDQVRRYFSGDLFRRCREQCRQAATHDPFRDDRLFLFDLLRQPGEENRFRVGSKATSRIHGLPLMPLLAGDNPLTNTLPSKFFRLTDFQYYLLRQWALGRFHNEDQEGWPRPDPWRPYDGWVNRTGRDLDQGVLSNLLGGSFCPGAEAGWILRNTSIYLEPYRIKADPAFYAFRQTAAQANNWRGQVPDVNYASYTDNDLSQDDNFDVGLQPGDVTKHMAVPWQSDFNECTTQPINITYEEWNELYPQSEGDTLMRREERSWETLWWPGHRPLQAWEVAGFENGKPTGYRWLDWSPGLPGTNAGDLKMVTEWWRLGFIRENPYLEGEYEPTEMPPDQKYISVERTEGRKDDGDC
- a CDS encoding YifB family Mg chelatase-like AAA ATPase, coding for MASSRVMMSRATAATPWGIDARAVQVEVDVRNGLPQMQLVGLPDAAVRESRERVRAAIKNCGFELPPRVVVVNLAPADLRKEGSHLDLAIALALLSAHGHLPQTALDRRLVCGELGLDGSLRSVRGGLALAECARSLEVDEVLLPTASACQAAALEALPVVAVDSLGEAVQHLLALERREPVTAASAAVGETRDSTDLSEVRGQLLGKRALEVAAAGSHNLLFGGPPGSGKTMLARRLPGLLPPLTTAEALEVTKIHSLVGEDCPEGLMRCRPFRSPHASTSAAGLIGGGSVPRPGEVSLAHHGVLFLDEMPEFRRDVLESLRQPLEDGRVTVVRSRARLTFPSRFSLVGACNPCPCGHYGSLRGPACRCPPTRVESYRCRLSGPLLDRIDLHVEVPAVSLGELREPPGESSAVVAERVLAARERQRHRQGDGVSNAALGSAEVALHCALDRSPRRLLDGAFERLGLSARSVHRVLKVARTLADLAAAERIASAHVAEALQYRQKPVVVE